In one Vibrio sp. VB16 genomic region, the following are encoded:
- a CDS encoding DNA-3-methyladenine glycosylase I, producing MNRCKWADETKLDYLEYHDNEWGVPIYEDNVFFEFLVLESAQAGLSWYTILKRRDGYRDAFAGFDPLKVSQFDGSMVEALLQNSRIIRHRAKIEAAINNAQRFLEIQKEFGSFSDYVWAFVGKQPISNRTEGDSPPATTSESDRLFKDLKKRGFKFLGSTTVYAFMQATGLVDDHDIDCFKREN from the coding sequence ATGAACAGATGTAAGTGGGCTGATGAAACTAAACTGGATTACCTTGAATACCATGATAATGAGTGGGGAGTACCTATTTATGAAGATAACGTATTCTTTGAGTTTCTAGTCCTGGAATCAGCACAAGCAGGGTTAAGTTGGTACACCATTCTAAAAAGACGAGATGGTTATAGAGATGCGTTTGCTGGTTTTGACCCACTGAAAGTGTCTCAGTTTGACGGTTCGATGGTTGAAGCGTTATTGCAGAACAGTCGGATAATCCGGCATAGAGCAAAGATAGAAGCAGCAATAAATAACGCGCAGCGATTTCTTGAGATTCAAAAGGAATTTGGCAGCTTCAGTGACTATGTTTGGGCGTTTGTAGGCAAGCAACCAATCTCTAATCGAACGGAGGGTGACTCTCCTCCAGCGACGACATCTGAATCGGATCGGTTGTTCAAAGACCTTAAGAAACGAGGGTTTAAGTTTTTAGGCAGCACAACGGTTTATGCGTTTATGCAAGCGACGGGGCTAGTTGATGACCATGATATAGATTGTTTTAAGAGAGAAAACTAA
- a CDS encoding HD domain-containing phosphohydrolase, producing MNSLKETKQSVHSRSGHSDSLRQELKDIHQRILVEIPDVVRIAIVSYDPKSTQLYTYVESNTGLNNFTNYSFPLSSCPKLKVCAEQRCTRIVDDLPGTIEGGNKHSEWLLQQGYNSSYTVPIYNGQNFIGFIFFDSYRKAVFTDEIQQNLSPFCDLINFAVNTEYSLLNAILTSAEITKALSAGYKNESKEHMERMSRYAHLIAKGVADIYHLDDELIESVHIFSRLHDIGKSALSIEILLKPSPLAVDEREKMRDYISSGVKEVDKIIENLGFPSHRCIEVLKSIVSCHQEFLDGTGYPNGLSDGEIAAPARIVTVANVFDALTSHRPYKQACSVSAALLELEKMVYSGKLDGHCVNALREHQDYLADIIRRYPESDPSL from the coding sequence ATGAACTCGTTAAAAGAAACTAAACAGTCTGTTCATTCACGCTCTGGGCATAGTGATTCTTTGCGTCAGGAACTAAAAGACATTCATCAACGTATTTTGGTTGAAATACCTGATGTAGTTCGAATAGCGATAGTATCTTATGATCCTAAGAGTACACAATTATATACCTATGTTGAAAGTAACACGGGGTTGAATAACTTTACTAACTACTCCTTCCCATTAAGCTCTTGTCCTAAATTAAAAGTCTGTGCGGAGCAAAGGTGCACACGTATTGTCGATGATTTGCCGGGGACGATTGAAGGTGGTAACAAGCATTCTGAATGGTTACTACAGCAAGGCTATAACTCTTCTTATACCGTTCCTATTTATAATGGACAAAATTTTATCGGTTTCATATTTTTTGACTCTTATCGAAAAGCCGTCTTTACTGACGAAATTCAACAAAATCTGTCCCCGTTTTGTGATCTTATTAACTTTGCGGTTAACACCGAGTATTCATTGCTTAATGCGATTCTTACATCAGCAGAGATAACGAAAGCGCTTTCTGCCGGCTATAAAAATGAATCGAAAGAACATATGGAGAGGATGAGCCGCTATGCGCATCTTATTGCCAAAGGGGTGGCCGATATCTATCATCTCGATGATGAATTGATAGAGAGTGTGCATATATTTTCTCGCCTACATGATATTGGCAAGTCAGCGTTATCCATTGAGATATTGCTGAAACCTTCGCCTTTGGCCGTCGATGAGCGTGAGAAAATGAGGGATTACATTTCTAGTGGGGTTAAGGAAGTAGATAAAATTATCGAAAATCTAGGTTTTCCTTCACACCGTTGTATCGAGGTGCTTAAGAGCATTGTCTCTTGTCATCAGGAGTTTTTAGATGGGACAGGTTACCCAAATGGACTGTCTGATGGAGAGATAGCCGCCCCAGCTCGTATAGTTACTGTGGCGAATGTTTTTGATGCGTTGACCAGTCATCGCCCGTATAAACAGGCTTGCTCAGTCTCAGCCGCACTATTAGAGCTCGAAAAAATGGTATATAGTGGCAAATTAGATGGACATTGTGTAAATGCATTAAGAGAACATCAAGATTACCTAGCTGATATTATCAGGCGATATCCGGAATCTGATCCCAGCTTATAG
- the pspB gene encoding envelope stress response membrane protein PspB, whose amino-acid sequence MTAAIVTGPIIVFLIFVAPLWLFLHYRGKRKSEHGLTTEDYERLESLTSKAESLQKRVDTLERILDSESPSWRQNNER is encoded by the coding sequence ATGACAGCGGCCATTGTTACCGGACCTATTATAGTATTTTTGATTTTTGTCGCGCCGCTTTGGTTGTTTTTACACTATCGCGGTAAGAGAAAGTCAGAACATGGCTTAACAACGGAAGATTACGAGCGTTTAGAGTCTCTAACGTCTAAAGCAGAATCATTGCAAAAAAGGGTCGATACGTTAGAGCGGATCTTGGATTCTGAGTCACCAAGCTGGAGGCAGAATAATGAGAGATAG
- a CDS encoding efflux RND transporter periplasmic adaptor subunit has product MFKPQVFSLLFFAVLLIGCKEQPPVPEPESRPAKLFAVSVGNNDLSRTFPAIAQAGDKAVLAFRVPGQLELLKVNSGDLVKRGDILAALNPDEYKLLEKQARANFELANVQYKRMKKLRKDQVVSEQDYDRALANYKSANASLEQASSNLSYTGLVAPYDGTVSIVNIENYEYINAGQAVMNVQTTAVLKIEFQLPGYLLNRFRGGMNKKATMTFDSFPQESFSVQLLEIDTEADSKTNSYKTTMVMDKPDDVGALPGMSGQLRVSIPKVDTTEVPKSALFTENDKQYVWRVTEEGLTEKVELTLSEAGKVQSGLSDGDLVVISGVAGIEEGIKVREWVKERGL; this is encoded by the coding sequence ATGTTTAAACCCCAAGTGTTTTCACTGTTGTTTTTTGCGGTTCTGCTTATTGGATGTAAAGAGCAGCCCCCCGTTCCTGAACCAGAATCTCGACCCGCTAAATTATTTGCCGTGTCCGTTGGTAATAATGATCTGAGTCGTACATTTCCTGCAATAGCCCAAGCCGGCGATAAAGCTGTCCTTGCTTTCCGTGTCCCGGGTCAGCTTGAACTGCTTAAAGTCAATTCTGGTGATCTTGTGAAACGTGGCGATATACTCGCAGCGCTTAATCCTGATGAGTATAAATTGCTCGAAAAACAGGCCCGAGCTAATTTTGAACTGGCTAATGTTCAATATAAACGGATGAAAAAACTGCGCAAGGATCAAGTTGTATCAGAACAAGACTATGATCGAGCTCTTGCCAACTACAAATCTGCAAACGCTTCCCTCGAACAAGCCTCCTCAAACCTAAGCTACACGGGGTTAGTCGCTCCGTATGACGGCACCGTTTCTATTGTTAACATAGAAAATTACGAATACATCAACGCCGGTCAAGCGGTGATGAATGTACAAACAACGGCTGTCTTAAAAATCGAATTTCAACTTCCGGGCTATCTGTTAAACCGATTTCGCGGGGGAATGAATAAAAAAGCGACCATGACCTTTGACTCTTTTCCACAAGAGTCATTTTCTGTTCAGTTGCTCGAGATAGACACCGAAGCCGATTCAAAAACGAACAGCTATAAAACAACCATGGTAATGGATAAACCTGATGATGTTGGGGCGCTTCCGGGAATGTCAGGGCAATTAAGGGTTTCTATTCCTAAAGTTGATACAACAGAGGTCCCTAAAAGTGCGTTGTTCACTGAAAATGACAAACAGTATGTATGGAGAGTCACTGAAGAAGGATTAACAGAGAAAGTGGAATTAACATTAAGTGAAGCTGGCAAGGTTCAGTCGGGATTGTCTGATGGCGATTTGGTGGTTATTTCTGGAGTGGCAGGTATTGAAGAGGGAATAAAAGTCAGAGAGTGGGTTAAGGAGAGAGGGCTGTAA
- a CDS encoding efflux RND transporter periplasmic adaptor subunit: protein MKKIIYIIVLSSLVAMVGCGKKPVDVEKETPRVRILDLSKQSDEVYDGRMFFPAIAAAADRSHLSFRLSGEIIKLDVNEGDLVSKGQVLAEIDPNDFKLEVENKRASFNVADSQYRRSAPLVKKGLLAQSQFDELAAQRMIAKAEYDLATLRLSFTQLKAPFDGIISRVNVEKFENVQAGQQIVNIHNPAFVDIVIQVADKLFANSPQMEEFRSVEADVKVANGLIYSAKLKEYTTEQDQDTATYNVTLTMPMPKEILILDGMAVEVAPKKGHVGDIQTVALSIPIEAIFNPDGDTLDRANKFVWVLQPDNTVKRTKVMTGRVSYKEIQVLDGLTAEDKIVIAGITRLRDGLKVEPSMQEVN, encoded by the coding sequence ATGAAAAAAATAATTTATATCATAGTATTAAGTTCTCTTGTTGCGATGGTAGGTTGTGGTAAAAAACCTGTCGACGTTGAAAAAGAGACCCCACGAGTTCGTATTTTAGATCTCTCAAAGCAATCTGATGAGGTTTACGATGGTCGCATGTTTTTCCCGGCTATCGCGGCGGCCGCTGACCGTTCTCATCTCAGCTTTCGGCTTTCTGGAGAGATAATCAAACTTGATGTCAATGAAGGAGACTTAGTGAGTAAAGGACAGGTGCTCGCTGAGATTGACCCCAATGACTTTAAGCTAGAAGTAGAAAATAAAAGAGCGTCATTCAATGTGGCGGATAGTCAATATAGACGCTCGGCGCCATTAGTGAAAAAAGGGTTGCTCGCACAATCACAATTCGATGAACTGGCTGCTCAACGCATGATAGCAAAAGCTGAATATGATTTGGCGACACTTAGACTCTCTTTTACCCAACTGAAAGCACCTTTCGATGGAATTATATCACGCGTTAATGTTGAGAAATTTGAAAATGTTCAAGCGGGCCAGCAGATAGTTAATATCCATAATCCAGCCTTTGTCGATATTGTTATTCAGGTAGCAGATAAGCTGTTCGCTAATTCACCTCAAATGGAGGAGTTTAGATCAGTTGAAGCGGATGTTAAAGTCGCTAATGGACTCATTTATTCAGCGAAGCTAAAGGAATATACCACTGAACAAGACCAAGACACGGCAACCTATAACGTTACCCTAACCATGCCTATGCCGAAGGAAATATTGATTTTAGATGGTATGGCTGTAGAGGTTGCACCGAAGAAAGGCCATGTAGGCGATATACAAACCGTTGCCTTGTCGATACCGATAGAAGCGATATTTAATCCAGATGGGGACACGCTAGATAGGGCGAACAAGTTTGTTTGGGTATTACAACCAGATAATACAGTTAAGCGCACCAAAGTCATGACAGGACGAGTGAGCTATAAGGAAATTCAAGTGTTGGATGGATTAACAGCTGAAGACAAGATAGTTATTGCCGGCATAACACGCTTGCGAGATGGATTAAAAGTAGAGCCAAGCATGCAGGAGGTAAACTAA
- the pspC gene encoding envelope stress response membrane protein PspC yields the protein MRDRQLYRDPVNAKLSGVCAGIANYFGVETWLVRILVVSAALLGGSFLVVVAYVAFTLMLEKQPYEYQENIKTKQDHKIKDKAWQAGQTPENLLNNIENELGRVDNGVRAMEAYVTSESFKVNREFSKL from the coding sequence ATGAGAGATAGGCAACTTTATCGTGATCCCGTCAACGCTAAGTTATCAGGTGTTTGTGCGGGTATTGCAAACTACTTCGGTGTAGAGACCTGGTTGGTTAGAATCTTGGTGGTGTCTGCTGCGTTATTGGGTGGCAGTTTTTTGGTTGTTGTCGCCTATGTCGCATTTACTTTGATGTTGGAAAAACAGCCTTACGAGTATCAAGAGAACATCAAAACTAAACAGGACCACAAAATCAAAGATAAGGCTTGGCAGGCTGGGCAAACGCCTGAAAACCTGCTCAATAATATTGAAAATGAGCTAGGACGAGTGGATAACGGGGTGAGAGCAATGGAAGCTTATGTTACGTCCGAATCATTTAAAGTTAATCGAGAATTCAGCAAATTGTAA
- a CDS encoding PilZ domain-containing protein, with amino-acid sequence MSIEPTKVTDLKKFLQFGMKLSSVINFGPTNQYTFTGTFIGLKEHNYLIFELSTKATEDLVTRNINGSEIVLRGVTNTDEGHVIAFRSRILGVKMMGSSWLIFLSYPNKFETKPIRATKRYKVNIGAMVEIGGQEYKAQLLDISVAGCGLLIKQRIIVKPGEEVIVVPDLKNIPKHYPKAYVVNSRVQSDSTIVGVELVEDLDWSDELRLEILQLVV; translated from the coding sequence ATGAGTATTGAACCAACTAAAGTCACCGACCTTAAAAAATTCCTTCAGTTTGGCATGAAACTTTCTTCGGTAATTAATTTTGGGCCGACTAATCAATATACCTTTACGGGTACGTTTATTGGCCTTAAAGAGCATAATTACCTTATTTTTGAGCTTAGTACCAAAGCAACAGAAGATCTTGTGACTAGGAATATAAACGGTTCGGAGATTGTTCTTAGGGGCGTAACCAATACAGATGAAGGTCACGTTATTGCCTTTCGATCTCGTATTTTAGGCGTCAAGATGATGGGCTCTTCATGGCTAATATTTCTGTCGTATCCAAATAAGTTTGAAACCAAACCAATCCGAGCGACAAAACGTTATAAAGTAAATATTGGTGCAATGGTTGAGATCGGCGGTCAAGAGTACAAAGCTCAGCTTTTAGATATTTCAGTGGCCGGTTGTGGATTGCTTATAAAACAAAGAATTATTGTCAAGCCCGGTGAAGAAGTCATTGTAGTCCCTGATCTTAAGAATATTCCTAAACATTATCCCAAAGCTTATGTTGTTAATTCACGTGTGCAATCTGACAGTACGATAGTTGGGGTTGAGTTAGTAGAAGATCTAGATTGGAGTGATGAGTTGAGGCTAGAGATATTGCAGTTAGTGGTATAA
- the pspA gene encoding phage shock protein PspA: MGIFSRFADIINSNVSSLLDKAEDPEKMIRLILQEMEDTLVEVRTNSAKAIADKKELFRRVDSMESHIEEWQNKATLALTKSREDLARAALIEKQKLIEIVKSLHHEQTLVEDTIDKLTGEISKLETKINETRAKQQALVIRREAAGSRRDVQKHLHTSRTNEAFSKFEQYERKIDQLEAEADTYEMSGKAKSLDQEFAELQANDEIEKELQKLKAQMNKD; this comes from the coding sequence ATGGGTATTTTTTCGCGTTTCGCTGATATCATCAATTCTAATGTGAGTTCACTTCTGGACAAAGCTGAAGATCCTGAAAAGATGATTCGACTCATTTTACAAGAGATGGAAGATACGTTAGTTGAAGTTCGCACTAATTCCGCAAAAGCTATTGCGGACAAAAAAGAACTTTTTCGTCGTGTAGACTCCATGGAATCGCACATTGAAGAGTGGCAAAACAAAGCGACATTGGCGTTAACAAAAAGCCGAGAAGATCTTGCTAGAGCAGCATTGATAGAAAAACAGAAGCTCATTGAAATTGTGAAAAGTTTGCATCATGAGCAAACCTTAGTTGAAGATACCATTGATAAGTTAACGGGCGAAATCAGTAAGCTTGAGACAAAAATCAATGAAACTCGTGCTAAGCAACAGGCGCTTGTGATTCGTCGTGAAGCCGCGGGAAGTCGTAGAGATGTACAAAAACATCTTCATACTAGTCGCACAAATGAAGCTTTTTCAAAGTTTGAGCAGTACGAGCGTAAGATTGATCAGCTTGAAGCTGAAGCTGATACCTATGAAATGTCGGGTAAAGCGAAGTCTCTTGATCAGGAGTTTGCTGAACTACAAGCCAATGATGAGATAGAAAAAGAGCTGCAAAAACTAAAAGCACAGATGAATAAAGACTAA
- the pspF gene encoding phage shock protein operon transcriptional activator, translated as MEQQTLIGESPLFLSVLDKVSRLAPIERPVLIIGERGTGKELIAQRLHYLSKRWDQPLVMLNCSSLSEGLIDTELFGHEAGAFTGSKGRHQGRFERAEGGTLFLDELATSPLSVQEKLLRVIEYGQYERVGGSKTLNANVRLVCATNANLPKMAKNETFRADLLDRLAFDVVHLPPLRERQEDIPLLAQHYAMRMCRELSLSLFVGFTDNVFRMMSEYPWPGNVRELKNVIERAVYQHGKSELPIDDLVLDPFKCEWASENTTNNNDTEQDEPTPSQQTLLPEPIDYNVPIDYKEWQEQQDIQLLNHVMDKAKHNQRTAAELLNLSYHQLRGMLRKYNMVGQSNDSPAE; from the coding sequence ATGGAACAGCAAACCTTGATTGGAGAATCACCACTTTTTTTGTCCGTTTTAGACAAAGTGTCGCGCCTTGCCCCCATCGAGAGACCAGTTCTAATCATTGGTGAAAGAGGAACAGGTAAAGAGTTGATCGCTCAACGACTCCACTACCTTTCAAAACGGTGGGACCAACCATTAGTGATGCTCAATTGCTCAAGCTTAAGTGAAGGACTCATAGATACCGAACTCTTCGGTCATGAAGCCGGGGCATTTACGGGTTCAAAAGGTCGGCATCAAGGCCGCTTTGAACGTGCAGAAGGAGGGACCTTATTCTTAGATGAGTTGGCAACCTCACCCCTTTCGGTACAAGAAAAACTGTTGCGTGTAATCGAATATGGTCAGTATGAGAGAGTTGGTGGCAGCAAAACACTCAATGCCAATGTCAGACTCGTATGTGCCACCAACGCAAATCTACCTAAGATGGCAAAAAACGAGACCTTTAGAGCTGACTTGCTGGATCGGCTCGCCTTCGATGTTGTTCATCTTCCTCCACTACGAGAACGCCAAGAAGATATCCCATTGCTCGCTCAGCATTACGCCATGAGAATGTGCCGTGAATTGTCGCTTTCGCTCTTCGTTGGTTTTACCGATAATGTATTTCGTATGATGTCGGAGTACCCTTGGCCGGGGAATGTTCGTGAGTTAAAGAATGTCATTGAACGCGCGGTCTATCAACATGGTAAGTCTGAATTACCTATTGATGACCTAGTCCTTGATCCCTTCAAATGTGAATGGGCAAGTGAAAATACGACCAATAACAACGATACTGAACAGGACGAACCAACGCCTAGCCAACAAACTCTGCTTCCTGAGCCTATTGATTACAATGTGCCCATTGATTATAAAGAATGGCAAGAACAACAAGATATACAGCTGCTCAACCACGTTATGGACAAAGCTAAACACAACCAACGTACCGCAGCTGAACTGCTTAATCTTAGCTACCATCAGTTGCGCGGTATGCTGAGGAAGTACAACATGGTCGGTCAGTCAAATGACAGTCCAGCTGAATAG
- a CDS encoding efflux RND transporter permease subunit produces the protein MSDQKNAPILNAETPAEEKGIAAYFIKNKVISWMLSLIFLIGGTSAFFDLGRLEDPAFTIKDAMVVTSYPGATPVQVEEEVTYPIEKAIQQLIYVDEVNSISSRGLSQITVTMKNNYGPDDLPQIWDELRRKVNDLAPTLPPGVHSPQVIDDFGDVYGILLAISGEGYSYKELLDYVDYLRRDLELIDGIGKISVSGEQQEQVFIEISMKRLSSLGIAPSTIFNLLDTQNTVNDAGAVRIGEEYIRIQPTGEFKDVSQLGDLILTEGGAQGLIFLKDVATIKRGYVEVPSNIINFNGRLSLNMGVSFNSGVNVVEVGKRFDRRLAELKFQQPIGIDISEVYSQPKEVDKSVSGFVISLAQAVGIVIIVLLFFMGLRSGLLIGLILLVTVLGTFIFMQYMGIELQRISLGALVIALGMLVDNAIVVVEGILIGTKQGRTRLQAATDIVTQTIWPLFGATVIAVTAFAPIGLSDDATGEYCGTLFTVLLISLMLSWFTAISLTPFFADLFFKETSADSKDDEGSDPYNGMIFVIYRNFLEFCMKRAWTTVIVLIVMLVISIYGFTKVKQSFFPSSTTPLFMVDVWMPEGTDIRATNTKLQVLQGWLSEQDGVEHVTTTAGKGLQRFMLTYSPEKSYSAYGEIATRVTSAEVMDPLMAKFRSHIQLNFPEINYKLKKIELGPGGGAKIEARLVGSDPTILRALATQVMDLMYVDNGTTNIRHDWRERTKVLEPIFNESQARRYGITKSDVDEFLSMSFSGKSVGVYRDGTTLMPIVARLPEDERENINNIESMKIWSPGLSEYIPLQQVTLGYETRWEDPLIIRKNRKRMLTIFADPDLLGDETAATLQKRLMTQIDAIEMPPGYSLEWGGEYESSADAQESLFTTMPLGYLFMFLVTVFLFNSVKEPLIVWFTVPLAIIGVSTGLLLLDTPFGFMALLGFLSLSGMLLKNGIVLLDQINIEMTSGKEPYLAVVDAALSRVRPVCMAAITTILGMVPLLPDSFFKPMAVTIMFGLGFATILTLIVVPVLYRILHKIQIVAIDDSKG, from the coding sequence ATGAGCGATCAAAAAAATGCGCCCATATTAAATGCTGAAACGCCTGCGGAAGAGAAGGGCATCGCGGCCTACTTTATCAAGAATAAAGTAATAAGTTGGATGCTTTCGCTGATATTTTTGATTGGCGGTACATCGGCCTTTTTTGACTTAGGTCGACTTGAAGACCCTGCATTTACGATCAAAGACGCCATGGTAGTGACAAGCTATCCCGGTGCAACACCGGTCCAGGTCGAAGAAGAAGTGACTTACCCAATAGAGAAGGCGATACAACAGCTTATCTATGTTGATGAGGTTAACTCAATCTCCAGTCGAGGCCTGTCTCAGATAACCGTGACCATGAAAAATAACTATGGTCCTGATGACCTTCCACAAATATGGGATGAATTAAGACGAAAGGTTAACGATCTCGCGCCAACTCTTCCGCCGGGGGTACATAGCCCTCAAGTCATCGATGATTTTGGTGATGTGTACGGTATATTACTGGCTATATCAGGTGAAGGGTACAGCTATAAAGAGCTTCTGGATTATGTTGATTACCTGCGACGAGACCTAGAGTTAATCGATGGCATTGGCAAAATCAGCGTATCTGGCGAGCAGCAAGAGCAAGTCTTCATTGAGATATCGATGAAGCGCTTAAGTAGCTTGGGTATTGCGCCATCCACGATATTTAATCTGCTTGATACTCAGAATACAGTGAACGATGCGGGTGCAGTACGTATTGGTGAAGAGTACATTCGAATTCAACCGACCGGTGAGTTTAAAGACGTTTCTCAACTGGGCGACCTAATCTTAACCGAAGGGGGAGCGCAAGGGCTTATCTTCCTAAAAGATGTGGCGACGATCAAGCGAGGTTATGTCGAGGTCCCCTCTAATATCATTAACTTTAATGGCAGACTATCTCTCAATATGGGCGTGTCGTTTAACTCTGGGGTCAATGTTGTTGAAGTAGGTAAGCGATTCGACAGACGACTGGCAGAGCTTAAGTTTCAGCAGCCTATTGGTATCGATATTTCTGAGGTATATAGCCAACCAAAAGAAGTCGATAAATCCGTCAGTGGGTTTGTTATTAGCTTAGCGCAAGCGGTTGGTATCGTTATCATCGTATTGCTTTTCTTTATGGGCCTGAGATCTGGCCTTCTCATTGGTTTAATACTGTTAGTGACAGTATTAGGTACCTTCATCTTTATGCAGTATATGGGCATCGAACTGCAACGTATTTCACTTGGTGCTTTGGTCATTGCACTCGGGATGTTGGTAGATAATGCCATCGTGGTGGTCGAAGGGATACTGATAGGAACCAAGCAAGGGCGAACGAGGTTGCAGGCGGCTACTGATATTGTAACGCAAACAATTTGGCCACTATTTGGTGCAACTGTTATTGCCGTTACAGCATTTGCGCCAATCGGTTTGTCTGACGATGCAACCGGTGAGTATTGCGGCACACTATTCACAGTACTGCTCATTTCGCTCATGTTGAGCTGGTTTACTGCCATCTCTTTAACCCCTTTCTTCGCTGATCTATTTTTCAAGGAAACCTCAGCTGATAGCAAAGATGATGAAGGTTCGGACCCATATAACGGAATGATTTTCGTGATATATCGAAACTTCTTAGAGTTTTGTATGAAACGGGCATGGACGACCGTCATTGTGTTGATAGTGATGCTAGTTATAAGCATTTATGGATTTACCAAAGTAAAACAATCCTTCTTTCCATCGTCCACTACTCCATTGTTTATGGTTGATGTATGGATGCCAGAAGGAACCGATATTCGTGCGACCAATACTAAGTTACAGGTATTGCAAGGTTGGTTATCAGAGCAAGATGGTGTCGAGCACGTTACGACAACGGCTGGTAAAGGGTTGCAACGCTTTATGCTGACTTATTCACCAGAAAAGAGTTACTCCGCCTATGGTGAGATAGCCACGCGCGTTACATCCGCAGAGGTGATGGATCCGTTAATGGCTAAGTTCCGCTCTCATATTCAACTTAACTTTCCAGAGATAAACTATAAGCTGAAGAAAATTGAGTTAGGACCAGGAGGGGGTGCGAAGATAGAAGCTCGTCTGGTGGGTTCTGATCCGACAATATTGAGGGCTTTGGCTACGCAGGTTATGGATCTTATGTACGTCGATAATGGGACGACGAACATAAGACATGATTGGCGGGAAAGAACTAAGGTACTGGAACCAATATTTAATGAAAGTCAGGCTAGACGTTACGGCATCACAAAATCAGATGTGGATGAATTCCTAAGCATGTCATTTTCTGGGAAAAGCGTTGGGGTCTATCGTGATGGCACAACGTTAATGCCAATTGTTGCTCGGTTACCTGAAGATGAAAGAGAGAATATAAATAACATCGAAAGTATGAAGATATGGAGTCCAGGTTTAAGCGAATATATACCACTACAACAGGTCACTCTTGGATATGAAACTCGCTGGGAAGATCCGCTTATCATTCGTAAAAATCGTAAACGTATGCTGACTATTTTTGCCGACCCAGATTTACTTGGTGACGAGACGGCGGCGACGTTACAAAAGCGGTTAATGACGCAAATTGACGCAATAGAGATGCCTCCGGGATATTCGTTGGAATGGGGGGGAGAGTATGAGTCTTCGGCTGATGCTCAAGAGTCCTTATTTACCACGATGCCACTGGGCTATCTCTTTATGTTCTTGGTTACGGTGTTCTTATTTAACTCGGTTAAAGAACCTCTGATTGTTTGGTTTACGGTGCCTTTGGCCATTATTGGTGTCTCTACAGGCTTATTGTTGCTTGATACTCCGTTTGGTTTCATGGCGCTACTCGGGTTTCTGAGTTTGTCTGGCATGCTGCTGAAGAATGGTATTGTGTTGCTCGATCAGATCAATATTGAGATGACGTCTGGAAAAGAACCTTATCTAGCCGTAGTAGATGCGGCACTGAGTCGTGTTCGACCCGTCTGTATGGCAGCAATCACGACTATTTTAGGTATGGTGCCACTTCTACCGGATAGTTTCTTTAAACCAATGGCAGTGACGATTATGTTTGGCTTAGGTTTCGCGACTATACTGACCTTAATCGTTGTGCCTGTGCTCTATCGTATTTTGCATAAGATACAGATAGTTGCCATAGACGATTCAAAAGGGTAA